The segment CCAGGTCAGCCTGGGCAGATTCCGGCGCAAACTGCACCAGCAAATCGCCCTTTTTTACGTGTGCGCCAACATCTGCTTTAACTTCGGTGACCTTCATACCGCTGGTCTCTGCTGCAATTGTCGCTTCATGCCAGGCGGCAAGTCGACCACTTGCGGGAATAATAACAGGCCAAAGCAACACCTCCGGCTTGACCAAGCTCACGCTCAGTGCGGCCGCTTGATCCGTCTTTTGTTCACCATCCTGGCTTCGGGCGGCGAAGGCGACCATGAAAAACGACCCCAAGGCGAGCACTGTCGCGAGAGACCTGGTAGAAAATTTGCGCATCAATAAATTCCCTTTGCGGAGGTCGGGGCACCCACCGGGGCGGAGAATCCGCCTCCTGAAGACGTGCGGGGTGCGACCCAGTAGCGGACGATGTCGCGCTTGATTTCAATGAGGGTGATCGGTGCAGATCGCGCAGCACACAAAGTTTGTTGGCCGTCAAAGAGACTGATGCCGACAAAGGTCCCATCCTGAATGACCGGACTAAAATGGCGGTGATGGACGTTAGCAGCGGGCTTCGCATGGGTGATCGATGTTTTCACCCTAGGGAACGCCGTCTCACTGCCAATAGCAGCAGCCAAAAGGTCTGACTTATGATGCGTGATCGCAATATCATGATCGACAACGGCGTTGCCGCTTTCTTGCGTATCCGACGGACCTTTTGGTCCCGTCAAACTCAGCAAAGGCTCGGTGACGAAGATTTTTATGGACCTAATAATGGTATTCCGCTTGAATTCGTGGTGCCTCGAGCATTTGGGCGCACTATAAGCATCTTCCTGTTAATGTCATTTAAGAATATGTAAAATTATGTAAATATTGCCGATTAGGTATCTGCAAATCTAGTAATACAGTTGGAAGGGTCCTGCTGCGAAATTTTCGTGCTTAACCGTATTTTGACCAGCGGGACGAATGGGCGCAGGGATCAAATTTCAACATTTTACATCTATGCGGTCAGGATCGAACATAGGTTGATTGACCCAGCATGCCGCACAAACATAACGCCGTCCGCCGACATCACATCGGTGAGATTGCGACCACCGCATAGGCTCCCATCGTGACCACTCCTGCCGCGGCGGCCGTTAAGCCGACGCTACCCTGAATACCCTGTTACCTGTGTTCAGGCGACCCGTTCGGTTTCAGTGAGAAGAATGCGGAGACGGTTCGCCATTTGCAGATCATCGACGGTGTCCATGAAATGTGTCAGATATTTGCCGTCAGGCCCGAGCAGATAGGCGAAGGCCGTGTGTGGCATGGCATAGCCTTCTGCATCTTCCAGATCGAGCCCCTTGCGGGAAAAGACACGGAAGGATGCCTTCGCGCTGTCTATCGCCTCGCGGCTTCCCGTCAGGCCAGTGAAACGCGGAAAGTTTGCTTCAACAACGGCTTTCATTCTCTCCGGTGTATCGCGCTCCGGATCGACGGTGATGTAAAGCGGCACGACCATGCGTCGGGTCTCGCCCAATGTGTCCAGCGCCGCAGTCATGCAGGCAAGTGAGCGCGGGCAGACTTTGCGGCAATGGGTAAAGCCGAAATAGACCAGCATGAAGCTGCCGCGATAACTCGCCTCGGTGACAGCATGTCCATTATGATCGGTGAGCGAGAAGCTTCCCTCAAGCATGTTCAGCGCCTCAATGGAAGGTCAGGACGAAGTTTGTCGGAGCGCGAAGGGCGCATTCCAGTCCGAGTATGTCGCCTTCCCGTTTGGCGCCGACGGCACCTGAATGCTTGCCAAGTTCGCTCGCGTTGCCCGATAGAACATGCTCACCGTCAGCGGCAAGCGACCAATCTCCACGGCCCCAGATATTGCCAAGCTCCAGCAGAACCTTGCCGTCGCGATCCGCTCTCGGAGCAAGCGTCAGAACCAGGCTTTTCGCGTCACGCTCGAAGCGTGCACGCAGCACGTCGGCATTGTCCGATATCTCGACGAGCGCCGGTTCCTCGAAATGGGCCTTGTCCCAGGGCTCGGCGTAAAGCCTCTCAAGCCCGCCCGGTACGTTAAGCCGTGCGTAGCCCAGAAGCGCATTGCCTGTATGGGGGTCCATTGCGCGGAACAGCCCTTGATCGTCGAAGGATGCGTCATGCCGGCGATAGTGCAGGCCACCGTCGGTCCATGAGCGATGCAGGAACCTGTCGGCATAGGCAAGCATCTTCGTAAGCGAGCCTTCATCGCCGACTTCAGACGCGCAAACTGCCGCCCAGCCGAAATCGCGTGCTGAGGTAAAACCGAGGCTGGTTGGAATGCCGGGCGCTTCATTGATCCACAGCGTATCATCCGGCCCCGCCTCACCCCATTTTGCGATCTGTCCGGGATAATGGTGTTTGACCAGTTCCGGGTTCCAGGCGTGCATCAGTGAGCCGAGCCAAAAGTCGATCCAAGGGGCTTCTGTGGGGATGAGGTTCTTTTCGATTTCCTGAACCATCATCCTGAAATGGCCGCGTTCACTGGCGATGCCGAAATCGGACCATGCGCGCTGATAGCCGTCAGTAACTTCCTTCGCGAGCGATCCGCCATACACGAGATCATGAAACCGGAAACCGAGGATCGGCACCTGGTTGCAGATCTGGAAGACACAATTCGGCTCGCAGGCGATGCCGAGATATCCCTTCTCCACCATCATCCAGTAGAGATGATCGTTGAGTGAGCGCTCGTCATAGACAAACTTCTTGCCCCCAGCTGCCCAGTAAAGGGTCTTGATTTCCATCGTCAGCGCGCCGGGCTGCGCATAGCGGTCATCATTGAAAATATAGTGATAGAGAAGCGACATCGATTGCACATAGGCACTGTACATGATGTTGTCTTTGATGACCGGGTTCCACTCGGCGGGCAATTCGCCCTGCGCGGCATTGATCACACCATTGCCGGTGCTGATATAATGCCAATAGGTCCAGACATCAGGCGAAAGAATCTTCTCAATCAGTCGCTCAAAAGCCTTGCGGAAGACCCCGGGTGCCGCTGGCAGACGATGCCGATGCGTCAAGGCGAGCGCATAGGACATATAGGCGAGCTGAAAGCGAAGCCCGCCAAAATCTTCCTGTAGGGTCGATTTCGCCTGCATGCCCGACCAATCATCGGGAAGCAGCAAAGAGAGGTTTTCGATGCGGCGCAAATGGCCGATCTGATCGGCGTCAAGCATCGGCATGCGCGCGACATCGAAAGGCTCACTCTTTCGAAGTTCACCGGATATGGCCATCGATTTCCTCCCCGAAATCGTTGAAATGCATGGTTCATGCACGATATGAAGTTGGACATATTTTGTCAATATGAACTATTCGAGTACACTCTTTTGAGTGGACCACTCACAGCGGGCCGATATAAACTGGAGAGACCATGGCTGGCGGAACCGCGCTCAGGCGTGCCGAAATCGGGCAAGAGCGTCGTGAAAAGACGAGACAGAAGCTCATCGCTGCGGCGGCGCGCGTCATCGCCGCCAATGGTGACAAGACCGCGACGATCGACGATTTCATCAGGGCGGCGGGTGTTGCGCGGGGAACGTTCTACAACTACTTTCCCACCCGCGAGAATTTGCTGGATGCATTGTGGACGCAAGTTGGCAAGGATCCATTTCTTGAAATCGGCAAGGCTTGCGCCTCAATCAGCGATCCGGTCGAGCGGTTGATTGCACAGGCTTGGCGCATATTGATCCGGTCAGGCGAAGACCAGGCGTGGGGGTGGCTGATCTTCGCGTTGTCCGGCAATGCCGAAACAGTCAACTCTGACCTGCGGGCCTATCCTGCACCTGATCTTAAAGCCGGTTTGAGCGCGGGACGGCTGCATTACGACCATCTGGACAGTGCTCGAGACTTCGTTGTCGGCGCGGTCCGGGCTGGTATGAAAACCCAATTGAGCGGGCGTGGCTCGAGCGAATATGCGCACGACATATGCAAAATGATCCTGCTTGCTCTCGCAGTCCCTACGGAGGAAGCCAATAGGATCATGGGATCTGCCACAAGAACAGGCGTTGGAGTAGCGTCGGCTTAATCCATATGGCGACCGACAACCGAATACCTCTGCGCCGTCCCTATTCTTCGTCGCTCTCTGGCTCACCTGCAATCGGTCCCTCGCGCACAGCATTTCTACTCAACAGCCCGGCATCCTCAAGCGCTTCGATGTCGGGCAGATCACGCAGGGTCTCCATATCGAAGGCGGACAGGAAGTGTTTGGTGGTGACGTAGGTATAGGGCGCACCTGGCGTCGGACTGCGCGGCCCCGAGGCTATGAACCCTGCGCCCCGAAGCGAAGCAATTGTATCGCGGCTGACCTCCTTGCCGAAGATTTTTGACAACTCGCCACGGGTAACCGGCTGGAAATATCCCACCGCCATCAGTACCATTGCCTCGAACTCCGAAAGCGCCGCCGCCCCTCCCCGCGTCGGAGCGGCTGAGGCCCGTATCGCGCCCGCGTAAGCCGAACGGCTTCGGTGTTGCCAACCGCCGGCGACCGACACCAGTTCGTAGGGGCGGGACTGAAGCTCCTCGATGAGGTCGTCGATCAGCAGATCGATGCTGCACTCTTTTCCCACCACCCGCGCCAAAGTCTCCCGGCTGACCGGCTCGGCTGAGGCAAAGATCACCGCTTCGACCCTCAGCATCCATTCCCGCCAGCGCAGTTCCGGCGGCAGATCCTCCAGCTCCCGATCAAACGGCCGTTCGGCTGCGGCACTCGCCCTTTCCTTACGGGATTGCTTGGCTACAGGGGCTCCGGCCATCGTCACACTCCAAACACCCGGAAAGAGGAGCGGCCGGACAGTTCGCGCACTGCCTCAAAGCTTTCCAGCCGCTCGAACAGTCGGTTGGCCGCCCAGCGGGAGAGACCACTGCCAGGCGCCGAGGCCAGCACGGCATCTTCGTTCATCAATCTGCGGATCACCGGCTCGGCACCTTTGGTGCGAACCTTCGGCGCGACAGCCAGCAGCCGCGCTGCGCGTCGATTGATATCAACGGCGGAACGGAGTGCTGCGTCAACCCCATCAACCAGTGCCAGGCAGATCGCCTTTGGATAAACCGGCTCGCCCGGACGAACGCGACCCCGACCACCGATTGTTCGGAAGGACGAACCAAAACGTTCGGGTAAAAGCA is part of the Agrobacterium vitis genome and harbors:
- a CDS encoding SCO family protein translates to MLEGSFSLTDHNGHAVTEASYRGSFMLVYFGFTHCRKVCPRSLACMTAALDTLGETRRMVVPLYITVDPERDTPERMKAVVEANFPRFTGLTGSREAIDSAKASFRVFSRKGLDLEDAEGYAMPHTAFAYLLGPDGKYLTHFMDTVDDLQMANRLRILLTETERVA
- a CDS encoding TetR/AcrR family transcriptional regulator, whose protein sequence is MAGGTALRRAEIGQERREKTRQKLIAAAARVIAANGDKTATIDDFIRAAGVARGTFYNYFPTRENLLDALWTQVGKDPFLEIGKACASISDPVERLIAQAWRILIRSGEDQAWGWLIFALSGNAETVNSDLRAYPAPDLKAGLSAGRLHYDHLDSARDFVVGAVRAGMKTQLSGRGSSEYAHDICKMILLALAVPTEEANRIMGSATRTGVGVASA
- the scpB gene encoding SMC-Scp complex subunit ScpB is translated as MAGAPVAKQSRKERASAAAERPFDRELEDLPPELRWREWMLRVEAVIFASAEPVSRETLARVVGKECSIDLLIDDLIEELQSRPYELVSVAGGWQHRSRSAYAGAIRASAAPTRGGAAALSEFEAMVLMAVGYFQPVTRGELSKIFGKEVSRDTIASLRGAGFIASGPRSPTPGAPYTYVTTKHFLSAFDMETLRDLPDIEALEDAGLLSRNAVREGPIAGEPESDEE